The Carassius carassius chromosome 34, fCarCar2.1, whole genome shotgun sequence genome has a segment encoding these proteins:
- the LOC132115351 gene encoding taste receptor type 1 member 1-like, whose amino-acid sequence MLLSCIYILLVGFTNCFFFKMSWSASDFSLEGDYVLGGLFPLHEIEQETTLFSAETSECFRHISSKSGYHMLQVMRFAVEEINNSTTLLPNVSLGYDIFDYCSNIKNVNSALRFISDNGSIKPREKLNNYKPKVIALTGPYGSTRTMTIAPLFTMDLIPMVNYGASTYALSNKLQYPSFVRTIPSNKDLIEMIIHIIRWFGWNWVAFLGSQDDYSSDGLKLFNEYINNTGICLAYQERLSLNANYSLTLKKIDILNINVIVIFAVPQYASKFIKAAIANNIQEKVWIASNAWSMNQQLPREPGIEKIGTIIGITERLLSLPGFNEFVYKARGASDNGHNVAEGDAKSKTCNQVCHYCSLLTAVEIINENPSLSFAIYAAIYTIAHALHKVLQCDINECQKNTMAKPYMLLGEIKKLDFILNGRQVKYDDHFDPAISFAVVLWRTEVNPPQFQMVGIYEKHPEITFTIDNALLTWHNNGSVPFSNCSVECKAGYSRQPGGFHSCCFTCKKCPPNTYVDFSRDSYTCFPCAEGEWSDEGSTTCQTRTIVYPQFTEILSIIVMVSAACLIFLLIAIFCLFAYNYDTPVVKSAGGSMCFLMLTSLILSSISVFFFFGKPTFVFCLLRNAIFEYFFTVCISCLTVRSFQIISVFKMATQFPKVYSLWVKHNGQWIFIAFFSFIHLMSCVIWMTVNPVKAIADSWTFKDQIMLICEMGSTISFTIVMFISWFIGVLCLLFSYMGRDLPKNYNEAKSITFSLILYYLTWIAYFTAYLSVKSKYIIILNAVAQVSSINGILFSYFIPKSYVIIFQPQKNTPAYFQTSIQNYTQTISRT is encoded by the exons ATGCTTCTCAGTTGCATTTACATTTTGCTCGTGGGCTTTAccaattgtttctttttcaaaatgtcTTGGTCAGCATCAGACTTCAGCTTGGAGGGAGATTATGTATTGGGTGGCCTTTTCCCTTTACATGAAATTGAACAAGAAACAACGCTGTTTTCCGCAGAGACCTCCGAATGTTTCAG GCACATTTCTTCAAAATCTGGCTATCACATGTTGCAAGTAATGAGGTTTGCTGTTGAGGAGATTAATAACTCCACCACTCTTCTGCCCAATGTTTCTCTGGGATATGACATTTTTGACTATTGTTCTAATATAAAGAATGTCAACTCAGCCTTACGTTTCATCTCAGATAATGGCTCAATTAAACCTAGAGAAAAACTCAACAACTATAAGCCTAAAGTGATTGCTTTAACAGGACCATATGGAAGCACAAGAACTATGACTATTGCACCTCTGTTCACAATGGACCTTATACCAATG gTTAATTATGGAGCTTCTACCTATGCATTAAGCAATAAACTTCAGTATCCTTCCTTTGTAAGAACAATTCCTAGCAACAAAGACCTGATAGAGATGATTATTCACATAATACGGTGGTTTGGATGGAACTGGGTTGCCTTTCTTGGTAGCCAAGACGATTACAGTTCAGATGGACTAAAGCTGTTTAATGAGTATATAAACAATACTGGTATTTGTTTGGCCTATCAAGAGCGTCTAAGTCTAAATGCAAACTACAGTCTAACACTTAAAAAGATTGATATCCTCAACATCAATGTCATTGTTATTTTCGCTGTGCCACAATATGCAAGCAAATTTATCAAAGCAGCCATAGCAAACAACATCCAAGAGAAAGTATGGATTGCAAGTAATGCATGGTCTATGAATCAACAGCTTCCAAGAGAGCCAGGAATTGAGAAAATTGGCACAATCATTGGCATTACAGAGAGACTGTTGTCATTGCCCGGATTTAATGAATTTGTCTATAAAGCCAGAGGAGCATCTGATAATGGCCATAATGTTGCTGAGGGTGATGCCAAGAGTAAGACATGTAATCAAGTTTGTCATTACTGCTCATTGCTGACTGCTGTGGAGATTATAAATGAGAATCCATCACTTTCCTTTGCCATCTATGCTGCCATATATACTATAGCTCATGCATTACATAAAGTACTGCAGTGTGACATCAATGAATGCCAGAAAAATACAATGGCTAAGCCATATATG CTTCTGGGAGAAATAAAGAAGTTGGATTTTATACTCAATGGCCGTCAGGTGAAATACGATGATCATTTTGATCCAGCTATCAGTTTTGCAGTTGTGCTTTGGCGCACTGAAGTGAATCCTCCACAGTTTCAGATGGTGGGCATATATGAGAAACATCCAGAAATTACTTTTACTATTGATAACGCACTCCTTACCTGGCATAACAATGGTTCT GTTCCTTTCTCAAACTGCTCTGTTGAATGTAAGGCGGGATATTCAAGGCAACCTGGAGGTTTTCATAGTTGCTGTTTTACGTGTAAAAAATGCCCGCCTAACACCTATGTGGATTTTTCTC ggGACTCTTATACCTGTTTTCCTTGTGCAGAGGGTGAATGGTCTGATGAGGGCAGCACAACATGTCAGACACGTACTATTGTCTATCCTCAGTTTACAGAAATCCTCTCCATCATTGTCATGGTTTCTGCTGCATGCCTAATTTTTCTCCTTATTGCCATATTCTGCCTTTTTGCCTACAATTACGACACACCAGTGGTGAAGTCTGCTGGTGGCAGCATGTGTTTCCTCATGCTGACCAGTTTGATTCTGTCTAGCATAAGTGTGTTCTTTTTCTTTGGAAAACCCACATTTGTATTTTGCCTCCTGAGAAATGCCATATTTGAATATTTCTTCACTGTCTGTATTTCCTGTTTGACTGTACGTTCCTTTcaaattatttctgtttttaaaatggcTACTCAGTTCCCTAAGGTGTACAGCCTTTGGGTAAAACACAATGGCCAGTGGATcttcattgcatttttttctttcattcatttaatgTCTTGTGTAATATGGATGACTGTCAATCCTGTCAAAGCCATTGCTGACTCGTGGACTTTTAAAGATCAAATTATGCTCATCTGTGAAATGGGGAGCACTATATCCTTTACCATAGTCATGTTTATAAGTTGGTTTATTGGTGTCTTGTGTCTCCTGTTTTCTTATATGGGAAGAGATCTGCCGAAAAATTACAACGAGGCCAAATCAATAACCTTCAGTCTCATTTTGTACTATCTGACCTGGATTGCTTACTTCACAGCATACCTCTCTGTCAAAAGCAAATACATTATCATTTTGAATGCAGTGGCCCAGGTATCCAGTATAAATGGAATTCTCTTCAGTTATTTCATACCAAAATCTTACGTCATAATATTCCAACCACAAAAGAACACTCCTGCATACTTTCAAACTTCTATTCAGAACTACACCCAAACCATAAGTAGGACCTAG